AGGAAGAGATGAATGCCCGTCGTCAACAGCCCGAATCGTCCCCGACGAACTTGACGCTGCATGTTCCGGCCGATGCCAAGGTGTTCCTGGCCGGCCGCGAGACTCGCTCGACCGGCGCGGTCCGCGAATTCTCGACGCAGCGCCTGCCGGGCGGTCAAGAGTGGGCCAACTACCCGGTTCGCGTCGTGGTGGTCCGCGACGGCCAGGAGCTGGTCAAGGAAGAGAACGTCACGATCAAGGCCGGCGAGACCCGTGTCTTGAACTTCGCGTTCGACGCCCCGAAAGTGGCTTCGGCTCGCTAAGCCGCCGCGCAATCGGCAAACTGCTTACGACCCTCGCAGAGGTTTCGGCCTCTGCGAGGGTTTTTTGTTGAAGGCGCCGCGCAAACCGGTCGCCAGCAAAAAGCTTCTCGGCCGGCAACTGCCTACCGATAACAACCGCTGGCGCGGCATAAGTGCCGACTTGGCAATGCCGTGCGACAACGCACTTTCGATTTCTCGGCGCGCTGCGGACTGGCGCGCATCCTGTTCGATGCCACGCCCCGAAGCCAACCCAACGCCGCGCGCCGCGCAAGCGGCCGTTTCGACCAGGAGCCCGTTGGGCCCCTGGTCGAAGGCCGTGATCAGCGTGGCCGTGACGTTGCACCTGGTCGGCGTATTCTGCGCGCCTTTCGCGCTGCCGCCGGCCTCGGAGTTGTCGGGCCGGCTCTGGGAGGTCTATCGCCCGTATCTCGAGGCGATGTTCCTCAATCACGGCTATGCGTTCTTCGCCCCCGACCCGGGGCCCAGCCACCTGGTGCGGTACGTGCTCGAATATGAAGACGGCCACAAAGAAGAACACATCTTTCCAAACCTCAGCGAGCACAAGCCGCGCCTGCTTTACCACCGGCACTTCATGCTCAGCGAGTTTCTCAACGCGGCGCCGCCGGAGACACCCTGGGTTCAAGCTTACATTCGCTCCTATGCCGCGCACTTGCTGGCGCATTCTGGCGCCAAGCGCGTGACGATCTATCTGCGCCGCCATTTGCTGCCGTCGCCCGGGCAAGTGCTCGAAGGCGCTAAGCTCGACGACCCGCGCTCGTATGAAGAGCGCGACTTGGGCACTTTCGATGCCCAATCGGCCGCGGAGCCGGTCGCCGAACTCGAAGTCGAAACCTTGCCGCTGGGCGCCCCACGGCAAGAACAGGCACCGGGACAACCACCTGCCGCGCCGGAGCCACCGCTATGAATGCCCTCGCGGCTGTGGCCCGCTCTTGGGTGCATGAATGGTGTCGGGCGTGGGACCGGTTCTGGTTCACGGCCGTCGATCCGGCCACGCTGGGGATGATTCGGCTGTTCGCCGGGGCCATGCTGTTTTACACGCACGCCGTCTGGAGCCTGGGGCTCGAAGACTTCTTCGGGCCCGATGCCTGGGTCAATGCCCGCGCATTTACGGCGCTGCGTCCTGGCGGATTTGCCTGGAGCGGCTTTTGGAGCGGCAGCGGCGAAGCGACGATCGGCGCGGCCGTGTCGGAATCGGGCAGTTTTACCTGGACCTGGTGGTGGTGGATCGATTCGCTGGCCGGCGGGCGCCCCTGGTTGCTATGGCTCGTGCACGTCGCCGGCCTGGCAGTGATCGCATGCTCGATGCTGGGTCTGTATACCCGCGTGACGACCATCCTGTCGTTCCTCGTCGCCGTGGCCTATGTGAACCGCGTGCCGGGCGCGTTGTTCGGCCTCGATCAGATCAACTGCATGCTGGCCTTGTACCTGGCCGTGGGGCCGTCGGGCGCGGCCTACTCGCTCGACAACCTGTTGCGCCGCCGCCGTGGCGAAAAGGTCGACCCGCGCACGCCGCGCGTCGGTGCCAATATCGCCCTGCGGCTGATCCAGTTGCACATGTGCGTCATCTATCTGTTCGCGGGGCTCGCCAAGCTCGAAGGCGAAACCTGGCAGAACGGCACGGCGCTGTGGGGCGCGGTGGCCAATCTGGAATATCAATCGCTCGACGCCACCTGGATGGCCGGCTATCCGCTCCTGATCAACGCGCTGACCCAGACGACCGTCTTCTGGGAGACGTTCTATATCGGCCTGGTCTGGCCGCGGTTGACGCGGCCGATCATCATCGCGATGGCCGTTCCGTTGCACCTGGGCATTGCCCTGGCGATGGGCATGATCACCTTCGGGCTGATCATGATCCTGGCCAACTTCGCGTTTCTGTCGCCGGCGCTGGTACGCGGCGTGCTCGACCCCGTCGCGCGGCGCCTGGGGCTCGGCAGCGTCGCGTCTTGACTCACAGAAGCACCTCCCCGCCGCCTGGTTTGCCGATTTCGCCCCGGGCAACCTATACTGTCGTCCTTTCCCTGCCTGGAATTGCCGCCCGTATGGCAGGCCGCGCGCAGGGCAGGGGGGGTGAACCCCACTTGTCCCAGGCGTGTCCTGGGCGTCTGGCCGCTGACGGCCAGCCCTTCGCCAAGACCGGGAGGGGTGCCCCACCACGGATCGGCGCTGTTCGGGTTTAAGTGAGGAGTTCGGTGGTGTTTGAAACTGTTGCCGTCGTCGGTGCCACGGGTGCCGTAGGAACGCTGATCCTCAAGCTGCTCGAAGAGCGGCAGTTTCCCTGCGAGCGCTACAAGTTCCTCGCCTCGGCCCGGTCGGCGGGCAAGACGGTGCACTTTGCCGGACGCGATTGGCCCGTCGAGGCGCTCACGCCCGAGGCGTTCGATGGCGTCGACCTGGCAATCGGCAGCACTCCGGACGAAGTGGCCCGCGATTTTGCCCCCTGGGCCGTCGAGCGCGGCGCGATCGTGGTCGACGAGAGCGGTTATTGGCGCATGGATCCGAAGGTGCCGCTGGTGATCCCCGAGGTGAACCCGGATGCTGCGGCCAACCACCAAGGCCTGATCGCCAGCCCCAACTGTTCGACCACGCAGATGGTCGTCGCCTTGAAGCCGCTGCACGATGCCGCCCGCGTGCGGCGCGTCGTGGTGAGCACCTATCAGGCCACGAGCGGCGCGGGGCTGGTCGGCACGCGCGATTTGGTCGAAGGCACCAAGGCCGATCTGGCCGGCCAGGAATACGCCTATGAAAACTTCGCGCACCCGATCGCCTTCAACTTGATCCCGCAGATCGGTTCGCCGAAGCACGCCGGGTACACGTCGGAAGAAATGAAGATGGTCTTCGAGACGCACAAGATTCTGGGCGACGATTCGATTCGCATCTGCCCGACGTGCGTTCGGGTGCCGGTCAGTAACTGCCACAGCGAGAGCATATTGGTCGAGACCGAGCGCAAGCTGACCGTTGGCGAGGCCCGTGAATTGTTTGCCGCCATGCCGGGCGTGGTGGTCGACGACGACTTGGGAGCGAAGCGGTACCCGATGCCGCGCGGCTGCGACGGCCGCGACGAAGTGTTCATCGGCCGCATTCGCGAAGACCTGTCGAGCCCCAACGGCCTGGCGTTCTGGTGCGTGAGCGACAATCTGCGCAAAGGCGCCGCGACCAACGCCGTGCAGATCGCCGAATTGCTCGCGCGACTGAAAGCAGCCACTCCGGCGGCCTGATCGCGGGCTGTTCGGGTACCGGCGATCGTTCGCCGAGGACCGCCGGCAGAGCAGGGGAGGGGAGCGCGGTCTCGTGCGCAAGATCCGGCTGGTGATCGCCTACGACGGCACCCACTTTCACGGCTGGCAGACGCAACCCGGCGTGCGCACCGTGCAGGGCGCGTTGAACGACGCCGTCACGCAGATCACCGGCACCGCCACCGAGGTCGTCGGCAGCAGCCGCACCGACGCCGGCGTGCACGCGCTGGGGCAACTCGCCCATTTCGAGACGCCAAGCGCGCTCGACGCGGCGACGCTGCAGCGGGCCATCAATGCCCGGCTGTCCTCGGAGGTCCGCGTGCGCGAAGCGGCCGAGGCGAGCGACGATTTTCATGCCATCGGCAGCACCGTGCGCAAACGGTATCGCTACGTGCTGCACGACGGTCCGATCGCGCCCGTTTTTCGCCGGCAGTATGCCTGGCATCATCACCAGCGGCTGGATGACGCGGCGATGCACGAGGCCGCACGGACCTTGTGCGGAACGCACGATTTCGCCAGCTTCGAGAACCAAGGACCCACGCGCCAGTCGAGCGTCCGCACGGTCCTCGCGCTCGACGTGACGCGCCAACCGCCGCCGTGGGACGACTTCATTCACGTCGAGGTCGAGGCCGACGGGTTTCTCTACAACATGGTCCGCAACCTGGTGGGTACGCTGGTCGAAGTGGGCCGCCGGCACCGCGAGCCCGCCTGGCCGGCCCAGGTACTCGCCGCGCGCGACCGCCGCGCCGCCGGCATGACCGCGCCGCCGCAGGGGTTGTTCTTGCTCTGGGTCGATTGGGGCTCCGGGGCTCCGCAGTCGGCGCCAATCGAGTCATAATCGCCTCATGCGGATTGCCCACGTCATTACGCGCATGATCCTCGGCGGCGCGCAGGAAAACACCTTGCTCACCTGCCAGGGCCTGCGCGAGCGCTATGGCGACGACGTGCTGCTCATCACCGGTCCGGCCCTCGGACCCGAAGGGACGCTCCTCGATCGGGCCGAAGCGTCGGGCCTGCCGGTGGCGATCGTGCCTTCGCTACGGCGCGCGATTCATCCGCTGCGCGATGCAACGAGCTACCTGGCGATTCGCCGCCGGCTGCGCGAGTTCGCGCCGGAGGTTGTCCATACCCACAGCGCCAAGGGGGGCATCCTCGGCCGCGCGGCGGCGCATGCGCTCGCCGTCCCGGCGATCGTGCACACCGTGCATGGCGCGCCGTTCTACGAATACCAGTCGGCCGTGACGCGGCAGTTCTACATCGCCTGCGAACGCTGGGCGGCGCGGCGCTGCCATCACCTGGTCAGCGTCGCCGATGCGATGACCGACTGTATGGTGGCGGCCGGCGTCGCCCCGCGCGAACGGTTCACCACCGTTTACAGCGGCATGGAGGTCAAACCGTTTCTCGAGGCCGAATTCCACCGGCTGCGCGTGCGCCAGGCGCTCGGCTATCGCGACGAACACGTCGTCGTCGGCAAGATCGCGCGGCTGTTCGAACTCAAAGGCCACGCCGACGTGATCGAGGCTGCCCGCAATGTCGTGGCACGCAATCCGCAAGTGCGGTTCCTGTTCGTCGGCGACGGCGTCTTGCGAACCGAGTTGCAAAGCCAGATCGACCGGGCCGGCTTGCACGAATACTTCCAGTTCACGGGCCTGGTGCCGCCGACCCGAATCCCTGAGCTGATTGCCGGCGTGGACCTGGTCGTGCATGCCAGCCTGCGCGAAGGCCTGGCCCGCGTCTTGCCCCAGGCGATGCTCGTCGGCCGGGCCGTGGTGAGTTACGACATCGACGGCGCGCGCGAAGTCGTGCTGCCCGACCGGACAGGCATTTTGCTTCGACCGCGCGACGTGGCGGGCCTGGCCCTGGCCATCGAGCAGCTGGCCGCCGATCCGGAGCGACGCGCCCGATACGGCGCTGCCGGCCGCGAACTCTGCCGCGACCGCTTCAGCCACGACCGGATGACCGACGAACTACGCGCGCTGTACGCACGTCTGCTCGCGGCCCGGCCACCGCTTGGGCGCTGAGTCTTACAGCGGCAAGTGTTTCTTCCAACCAGGCACAGGCATCTGGTCGCGGCCGGCGCTGGTGTGCAGCAAGACCTTGATCGGATCGTCGCGGCGGGCGATCGCCAGGTCGAAGGCCTCGGCCGCCTGCTCGAACGCAAAGCGGTGCGTGATCATCGGCGACACGTCGATGCGCCCCGACGCGATCATTTCGATCGCCAGCGTCATATCGCGCTGGATGTCGGGATGGATCGAGCCGATCAATCGCTGGTTCTTACGGATCATCTGCCAGATGGGCAGGGGATAGTGCTCGGCGTCGGGCACCCCAAACGCCAGCACGGTGCCATGCGGCCGGCAGAAGTCGACCGACATTTGCAGCGTCTCAGCCTGGTGGCCGACGGCTTCGACCACGACGTCGGCGCCGACTCCATCGGTCAATTCGAGGATCGCCGCGTGGGCGTCTTCGCGGTCGACGTTGATCGTGTGCGTGGCGCGCATGCGGCGGGCAAATTCGAGCCGGTAGTCGAGCTTGTCGAGACCGATCACGCGCCGCGCACCCATGTTCGCCAACAGGTGATCGAACAACAGACCGATCGGCCCCTGGCCAATCACCGCCACGTTCTGGTCGATCAAGTTCGGCAGCTTGCGAGCTGCCCAGATGACGGTGCCCAAGGGCTGCGCCAGGATCAGATGTTCGCGCGGGGTGAACTCGGCCGGCAGCTTGACGGTCATCGACCCGTCGGCAAGGAACACTTCGCTCAGGCCGCGTTGGTCGGGCGGAATCGACAGCACCAGCTGGCCGACCGGCAACCGCGGGCAACGGCTTTCGACGACCTCGCCGATGCACTCGTGCAAGCTATCGCCGAACGGCCGCGGAAACTCGATGTTCCACGCGCCGCCCACATAGCGCGGAAAGTCGGACGCGCAGAGCACGCCCGCATGCAACCGCACCAGGATTGGCTCGCCCGGCAATTCGGCGATGTCCGGCGGCGGCGCGTCGACCCATTCCAATTGGTGCGGGGCCACGATGCGAGCAGTCTTCACGTCAACGATTCTCCCTTGGGGGTACGCGCCAGGTGCGTCAGGCGTGGATTTCGCACCTTTTTTAATCGGCAGGGCGCCGCCGAACAACGCCATCACGGCCACGCTTGCTCGCCGGCGACCGCCCCACGCATTGTTCGCGCCGGGGCCTGCGGCTAGACTCGAAAGTTGGCATTCCGCTCCGCCCACCGCGCCGGCGATGCCGAGCTTCGCCTCCCGGAACCGCAATCGCCGTGGCACTTGGCAGCCAACAGTACGTCGGGCCCTATCGGCTGCTGAACCTGGTCATGACCGGCCAGAACAGCCAGGTTTGGGAAGTCATGCACGATGGCCGCCAGCAGCGGCTCGCCATGAAGACGCTGCTGAGCGATTTCCGCAAGAACCGCGAGCACCTCGGCTATCTGCGTCACGAGTACGAGGTGGGGAGGAAGCTCGAACACCCACGGGTCATTCGCATCTATGAGCTCGGGACGCGCGACGGCGTGCCGTACCTGATCATGGAATTCTTCCCGTGGCCGAACCTCAAGCAGTACATCAACCGGGGCGTCGATCGCATCGCCTACCTGCTCCCGGACGTCATTCGGCAATGCGCCGAAGGGCTGGCCTACTTCAACTCTCAGGGCTGGGTCCACCGCGACGTCAAGCCGGACAACTACCTGATGACCGATGAAGGCGAAATCCGATTGATCGATTTTGCCCTGGCCGTGAAGCCCAAGACGGGACTCGCCCGGCTGTTTTCGCTGAAGTCGAAAATCCAGGGCACCCGCAGCTACATGTCGCCGGAACAGATCCGCGGCGAGGCCCTCGATCAACGCGCCGACGTTTATAGCTTCGGCTGCATGGTCCACGAGCTGCTGACCGGCAAGCCACCCTATACGGGCACCAGTGCCAACGAGTTGCTGAACAAGCATTTGAAGGCCGCGATTCCGCCGGCCGATGCCGGCAACAAGAACGTAACCCCGGAAATGGCCGCTCTGGTGCGGAAAACGCTGTCCAAGGACCCGGCCAAGCGACCGGAGTCGCTCGAAAAGTTCCTCCGCGAGTACAATGCCCTGCGACCGTTCAAGGAAATGCCGCGCAAACCCACCGAGGCCGCGTGAGCCGGTTGGCCGCCACAAGGCGGTCGGTGCCCCCGCGACCCGCAGGCCTCGCAACCTTTTTAGCCCCGCAGAGTGATTATGGCCGCCTCGATGCACCAGCTCGCTTTTGAGCGCCCGATATTCGATCTCGAAGCACGGCTGGCCGCGCTCGAGACGCTGCCCGAGAAGACGGCCGACACGATCGAAGAAGTGCGCCGGTTGCGCCGCGAACTGGCCGACACCAAGAAACGGGTGTACAGCTCGCTGGAGCCCTGGCAGACGGTCCAAGTCGCCCGGCATCCCGATCGCCCGATGACGACCGACTATCTGGAGCTGGTGTTCGACGAGTTCGTTGAGTTGCACGGCGACAAGTCCTTCGGCGACGATCGCGCGCTGCGGACCGGCTTCGCAAAGCTCGACAACTACAAAGTCATGCTCATCGGCCATCAGAAAGGCAAGACCTACAAGGAACGCAACGCCTGCTACTTCGGCTGTGCGCATCCCGAGGGGTACCGCAAAGCCATCTCGAAGGCCGAACTGGCCGCCAAGTTTCATATGCCGGTGATCTGTTTCATCGACACTCCTGGCGCCTATCCGGGCATTGGGGCCGAAGAACGCGGCCAGGCCCGGATCATCGCCGAGAGCATGTTCGCCATGTCGCGGCTGCCGACGCCGATCGTGTGCGTCGTGATCGGCGAAGGCGGTTCGGGCGGTGCCTTGGCAATCGGTATCGGCGACCGCATCGCGGTCTTGGAACACGCCTATTACTCGGTGATCAGCCCCGAGGGCTGCGCGGGCATCTTGTGGAAAAGCGGCGCCTACGCCGAGCAGGCGGCCCGGGCGCTGAAGATGACGGCCCGCGACCTGCACGGCTTCGGCGTGATCGACGACGTGATTCAAGAGCCGCTCGGCGGTGCGCACCGCGACCATCACCAGATGGCGAGCCGGCTGAAGATGTACCTGATGAAGTGCCTGCGCGAACTGAGAGACGTGCCAGTCGACCGCCTGCTGGCCGACCGCTATGCCAAGTTCCGCCGCATGGGATTCTTCTTGGAAGTCGGCGAGATGCAGCAGCCCGCACACGAAACCAGCGACGCGACGCAAACCTAGCTACCGCTGGGGCATTCCGGAATTCGAGCTGCGAGGGCTGGTTGAAGCTCACCCTCTTGCGCAATGCGACGTTGGTGTTGGAGCTGGCCGGCAAGCGGATCCTGGTCGATCCAATGCTCTCGGCAGCGCGGGGGTTGTGGCCGATGGCGGCGCTGCGCTTTCGGCCACGTTTCAATCCGCTGGTCGAGCTCCCGGCCCATGCCGGGGATGCGCTCGCCCAACTCGACGCCTGCTTGCTGACGCATTTCCGGCACGGGCACGTCGATCATCTCGATCGTCCAGGGCGCAAATTGCTCGCCGAACGTGAGCTGCCCACGTATTGTCAGGCCGGCGATGCGCCG
This window of the Pirellulales bacterium genome carries:
- the truA gene encoding tRNA pseudouridine(38-40) synthase TruA, which produces MRKIRLVIAYDGTHFHGWQTQPGVRTVQGALNDAVTQITGTATEVVGSSRTDAGVHALGQLAHFETPSALDAATLQRAINARLSSEVRVREAAEASDDFHAIGSTVRKRYRYVLHDGPIAPVFRRQYAWHHHQRLDDAAMHEAARTLCGTHDFASFENQGPTRQSSVRTVLALDVTRQPPPWDDFIHVEVEADGFLYNMVRNLVGTLVEVGRRHREPAWPAQVLAARDRRAAGMTAPPQGLFLLWVDWGSGAPQSAPIES
- a CDS encoding aspartate-semialdehyde dehydrogenase, which gives rise to MFETVAVVGATGAVGTLILKLLEERQFPCERYKFLASARSAGKTVHFAGRDWPVEALTPEAFDGVDLAIGSTPDEVARDFAPWAVERGAIVVDESGYWRMDPKVPLVIPEVNPDAAANHQGLIASPNCSTTQMVVALKPLHDAARVRRVVVSTYQATSGAGLVGTRDLVEGTKADLAGQEYAYENFAHPIAFNLIPQIGSPKHAGYTSEEMKMVFETHKILGDDSIRICPTCVRVPVSNCHSESILVETERKLTVGEARELFAAMPGVVVDDDLGAKRYPMPRGCDGRDEVFIGRIREDLSSPNGLAFWCVSDNLRKGAATNAVQIAELLARLKAATPAA
- a CDS encoding zinc-binding dehydrogenase, which produces MKTARIVAPHQLEWVDAPPPDIAELPGEPILVRLHAGVLCASDFPRYVGGAWNIEFPRPFGDSLHECIGEVVESRCPRLPVGQLVLSIPPDQRGLSEVFLADGSMTVKLPAEFTPREHLILAQPLGTVIWAARKLPNLIDQNVAVIGQGPIGLLFDHLLANMGARRVIGLDKLDYRLEFARRMRATHTINVDREDAHAAILELTDGVGADVVVEAVGHQAETLQMSVDFCRPHGTVLAFGVPDAEHYPLPIWQMIRKNQRLIGSIHPDIQRDMTLAIEMIASGRIDVSPMITHRFAFEQAAEAFDLAIARRDDPIKVLLHTSAGRDQMPVPGWKKHLPL
- a CDS encoding HTTM domain-containing protein, whose translation is MNALAAVARSWVHEWCRAWDRFWFTAVDPATLGMIRLFAGAMLFYTHAVWSLGLEDFFGPDAWVNARAFTALRPGGFAWSGFWSGSGEATIGAAVSESGSFTWTWWWWIDSLAGGRPWLLWLVHVAGLAVIACSMLGLYTRVTTILSFLVAVAYVNRVPGALFGLDQINCMLALYLAVGPSGAAYSLDNLLRRRRGEKVDPRTPRVGANIALRLIQLHMCVIYLFAGLAKLEGETWQNGTALWGAVANLEYQSLDATWMAGYPLLINALTQTTVFWETFYIGLVWPRLTRPIIIAMAVPLHLGIALAMGMITFGLIMILANFAFLSPALVRGVLDPVARRLGLGSVAS
- a CDS encoding acetyl-CoA carboxylase carboxyltransferase subunit alpha yields the protein MAASMHQLAFERPIFDLEARLAALETLPEKTADTIEEVRRLRRELADTKKRVYSSLEPWQTVQVARHPDRPMTTDYLELVFDEFVELHGDKSFGDDRALRTGFAKLDNYKVMLIGHQKGKTYKERNACYFGCAHPEGYRKAISKAELAAKFHMPVICFIDTPGAYPGIGAEERGQARIIAESMFAMSRLPTPIVCVVIGEGGSGGALAIGIGDRIAVLEHAYYSVISPEGCAGILWKSGAYAEQAARALKMTARDLHGFGVIDDVIQEPLGGAHRDHHQMASRLKMYLMKCLRELRDVPVDRLLADRYAKFRRMGFFLEVGEMQQPAHETSDATQT
- a CDS encoding glycosyltransferase family 4 protein — its product is MRIAHVITRMILGGAQENTLLTCQGLRERYGDDVLLITGPALGPEGTLLDRAEASGLPVAIVPSLRRAIHPLRDATSYLAIRRRLREFAPEVVHTHSAKGGILGRAAAHALAVPAIVHTVHGAPFYEYQSAVTRQFYIACERWAARRCHHLVSVADAMTDCMVAAGVAPRERFTTVYSGMEVKPFLEAEFHRLRVRQALGYRDEHVVVGKIARLFELKGHADVIEAARNVVARNPQVRFLFVGDGVLRTELQSQIDRAGLHEYFQFTGLVPPTRIPELIAGVDLVVHASLREGLARVLPQAMLVGRAVVSYDIDGAREVVLPDRTGILLRPRDVAGLALAIEQLAADPERRARYGAAGRELCRDRFSHDRMTDELRALYARLLAARPPLGR
- a CDS encoding serine/threonine protein kinase, yielding MTGQNSQVWEVMHDGRQQRLAMKTLLSDFRKNREHLGYLRHEYEVGRKLEHPRVIRIYELGTRDGVPYLIMEFFPWPNLKQYINRGVDRIAYLLPDVIRQCAEGLAYFNSQGWVHRDVKPDNYLMTDEGEIRLIDFALAVKPKTGLARLFSLKSKIQGTRSYMSPEQIRGEALDQRADVYSFGCMVHELLTGKPPYTGTSANELLNKHLKAAIPPADAGNKNVTPEMAALVRKTLSKDPAKRPESLEKFLREYNALRPFKEMPRKPTEAA